A genomic region of Persephonella marina EX-H1 contains the following coding sequences:
- the thrB gene encoding homoserine kinase: MKVLKVKVPATTANLGAGFDTLGLALTLYNEFIVEEHDGVVIETEPKNEFLEIPENNLFIQVIKYACERRGKTFHGAKLKQINRVPVARGLGSSATAIVGAIVVSSAVSKTELTDDIFFDIAYRFEPHPDNLIPAWKGGFITALKDREKTYYNSIDFPEDIKAVVVIPEFELSTEKARSVLPERIPLRDGIFNVQRVSLFLSALQNRRYDLLRVAMEDRFHQPYRKKLIPNFDRVVQNGYDAGALGVSLSGAGSAILALADRNFEEIGKAMTEGFSEAGIRSEYKILDIDREGANLEILE; encoded by the coding sequence ATGAAAGTTCTAAAGGTTAAAGTTCCTGCCACTACAGCAAATCTTGGAGCAGGCTTTGACACACTCGGACTTGCTCTTACTCTGTACAACGAGTTTATCGTTGAGGAACATGATGGCGTAGTTATAGAGACGGAGCCTAAAAATGAGTTCCTTGAAATTCCTGAAAATAACCTTTTTATACAGGTCATAAAGTACGCCTGTGAAAGAAGAGGAAAAACATTTCACGGTGCCAAGCTGAAGCAGATAAACAGAGTTCCTGTTGCAAGGGGGCTTGGCAGCAGTGCAACGGCTATAGTTGGAGCTATTGTTGTATCATCAGCTGTAAGTAAAACAGAGCTTACCGATGATATATTCTTTGATATAGCCTACAGATTTGAACCTCATCCTGATAATCTCATCCCTGCATGGAAAGGTGGATTTATAACAGCACTCAAAGATAGGGAAAAAACATACTACAACAGTATAGATTTTCCAGAGGATATAAAAGCTGTAGTTGTAATACCTGAGTTTGAGCTTTCCACTGAAAAGGCAAGATCTGTTCTTCCTGAAAGGATACCACTGAGAGATGGTATATTCAATGTCCAGAGGGTATCACTGTTTTTATCAGCTTTACAGAACAGAAGGTATGATCTTCTCAGAGTTGCTATGGAAGATAGATTTCACCAGCCTTACAGAAAAAAGCTTATACCGAACTTTGACAGGGTTGTCCAGAATGGTTACGACGCAGGGGCTTTAGGTGTTTCTCTAAGTGGTGCTGGAAGTGCTATACTGGCACTTGCGGATAGGAACTTTGAAGAGATAGGAAAGGCCATGACTGAAGGCTTTTCAGAAGCAGGTATAAGATCAGAGTATAAAATCCTTGATATTGACAGGGAAGGGGCGAATTTAGAAATCTTAGAGTAA
- a CDS encoding flavodoxin family protein, producing MGKILVLYDSETGHTAKMAEYVAKGAKKFPVEVRVKSVDEASKEDILWCDGVAVGSPTHLGVMSWKMKKFWDDIVDLWGTIDGKIGCAFSSSGGWGGGNEVACMSILTMLMNYGFLVFGVTDYTGEKFTLHYGAVSAGEPRKDEEIKACERLGERLAQWVLIYVDGNKEYLKSLKGS from the coding sequence ATGGGGAAGATCCTTGTTCTTTATGACTCAGAGACAGGGCATACAGCAAAGATGGCCGAGTATGTTGCAAAGGGAGCCAAGAAATTTCCTGTTGAGGTGAGGGTTAAATCTGTTGATGAGGCTTCAAAGGAAGATATCCTGTGGTGTGATGGTGTTGCCGTTGGAAGTCCAACCCATCTTGGTGTTATGTCCTGGAAGATGAAAAAGTTCTGGGATGATATTGTAGATCTCTGGGGAACTATTGATGGGAAGATTGGATGTGCATTTTCCTCATCAGGTGGATGGGGTGGTGGTAACGAGGTTGCCTGTATGTCCATACTAACAATGCTTATGAATTATGGATTTCTTGTTTTTGGTGTAACAGATTACACAGGTGAGAAGTTCACACTTCATTACGGTGCCGTTTCCGCAGGTGAACCGAGAAAAGATGAGGAGATCAAAGCATGTGAGAGACTTGGTGAGAGACTTGCCCAGTGGGTGCTTATATATGTTGACGGCAATAAAGAATACCTGAAAAGCCTTAAAGGATCATAG